A window of Bacteroidales bacterium contains these coding sequences:
- a CDS encoding VCBS repeat-containing protein produces the protein MKTSKCNIKKLSLIICLIFFFKINYSQPEFVQHNITSTFTKGADVVAADIDNDGDMDILAVNSDPSGEIHWWKNTGFNEFEKVIIKDNLGNPRSIRVLDVNSDEKMDIVVAVWAENKILLFKNNGDETFTEFIVDNTFDGPHTIDLKDVNGDNKIDILCSGFDIDNEGEIAWWENDGQSPINWTKHLISDRFKRSPFIYGEDMDNDNDLDIVACGELNDEILWWENDGSQNFTEHMVDSLFDAAHTVIVRDVDLDGDMDIIGSACMSSSIAWYENNGEQRFTKWDLGGLAGALWLDATDLDNDGDRDFFGAGQGEAKIYWWENDSNQNYVKHGVNGSFTQSFCVIPAMMDNDNDTDLVAIGYLSNKISWFENKLEEPNLLNNPESVVYDSVFNRYLVSNCGDGSIVEIDSLGQQSYFNTELTVSVGMHIVGDTLFVSSDEGEYSGIVGFLLSTGEIVFYVNIVEKQLLNDITSDLDGNLYVTDSDANKIYKVRISDMTYTTFVNSGLGWPNGIMYDMTNDRLLVLSCGLPNRPIISINMEDSTVSTVVETSINANDGITSDNNGNIYFASWSTGKVYRYDESFTNPPEVVSSGHSGPADIFFEKQSNILAVPNTNSNTVDFISLFPSISLQPENDTVCEGSFTSLQVDAVNATSFQWQVDMGDGFVNITDDEIYSGSSSIMLTINNLSLDMASYNYYCAVSNEYGSIVSDIVTIYVLSSPSGFSITGEDYVMVDEIEVYSVPETNGINYTWHVENGTIVEQISNQSISVSWENYNSGYIWVIAENEFGCFSDTVRMEISIITSVERNIQKEYKHIVFPNPFSNQVNLNFYLPEKTLTKISVYDILGNSIAELVNKELSAGEYLISWNGTDNNNHPVDSGIYFIIFNSNHISNFKIIKN, from the coding sequence ATGAAAACAAGTAAATGTAATATCAAAAAGCTAAGCTTAATTATTTGCCTAATTTTTTTCTTTAAAATTAATTATAGTCAACCTGAATTTGTTCAGCATAACATAACAAGTACATTCACCAAAGGCGCTGATGTGGTTGCTGCAGACATTGATAATGATGGAGATATGGATATTTTAGCAGTAAATTCAGATCCAAGTGGTGAAATACATTGGTGGAAGAATACCGGATTCAATGAATTTGAAAAAGTAATCATAAAAGACAATCTTGGAAACCCAAGGTCAATAAGGGTATTAGATGTAAATAGCGATGAGAAAATGGACATTGTTGTTGCTGTATGGGCAGAAAATAAAATATTGTTATTTAAAAACAATGGCGATGAGACTTTCACCGAATTTATTGTTGATAATACTTTTGATGGTCCGCATACAATTGATTTAAAGGATGTTAATGGGGATAATAAGATAGATATTTTATGTTCGGGTTTTGATATTGATAATGAGGGTGAAATTGCCTGGTGGGAAAATGATGGTCAATCGCCCATAAACTGGACAAAGCATTTAATTTCTGATCGTTTCAAACGCTCTCCTTTTATTTATGGTGAAGACATGGATAATGATAACGACCTTGATATTGTGGCATGTGGAGAATTAAATGATGAAATTTTGTGGTGGGAAAACGACGGAAGTCAAAATTTTACAGAGCACATGGTTGACAGTCTTTTTGATGCTGCTCATACTGTTATTGTACGTGATGTTGATTTAGATGGGGATATGGATATTATTGGTTCAGCATGTATGAGTAGTAGCATTGCCTGGTACGAAAATAACGGAGAACAGAGATTTACTAAATGGGATTTAGGCGGATTAGCTGGTGCATTGTGGTTAGATGCAACAGACCTTGATAATGATGGCGACAGAGATTTTTTTGGTGCAGGACAGGGAGAAGCTAAAATTTATTGGTGGGAGAATGATAGTAATCAGAATTATGTAAAACACGGAGTTAATGGTAGTTTTACACAAAGTTTTTGTGTTATTCCGGCAATGATGGACAATGACAATGATACGGATTTGGTTGCCATCGGATATTTAAGCAATAAAATTTCATGGTTCGAAAACAAGCTTGAAGAACCAAATTTGTTGAATAATCCGGAAAGCGTGGTTTATGATTCGGTTTTTAATCGTTATCTTGTTTCAAATTGTGGAGATGGAAGTATTGTTGAGATAGATAGTTTAGGACAACAGAGTTACTTTAACACAGAATTGACTGTAAGTGTTGGTATGCATATCGTTGGTGATACTCTATTTGTTTCATCAGATGAGGGTGAATATTCTGGTATAGTTGGCTTTCTGCTTTCAACAGGTGAGATTGTCTTTTATGTAAATATTGTTGAGAAGCAATTACTTAATGATATTACTTCCGACTTAGACGGAAATCTTTATGTAACAGATAGTGATGCTAATAAAATATATAAAGTACGAATAAGTGATATGACATATACAACATTTGTTAATTCCGGACTGGGATGGCCAAATGGTATAATGTATGATATGACGAATGACAGATTATTAGTTTTAAGTTGCGGTTTGCCAAACAGACCTATAATTTCAATTAATATGGAAGATTCAACTGTTTCAACAGTTGTGGAAACAAGTATAAATGCAAATGATGGAATTACTTCTGATAATAATGGAAATATCTATTTTGCATCTTGGTCAACCGGCAAAGTTTACCGTTATGATGAATCATTTACAAATCCACCCGAAGTAGTTTCAAGCGGACATAGCGGACCGGCAGATATCTTTTTTGAAAAGCAAAGTAATATACTGGCTGTACCTAATACCAATTCAAATACAGTAGATTTTATTTCATTATTCCCGTCAATAAGCTTACAACCTGAAAACGATACTGTTTGTGAGGGCAGTTTTACTTCATTACAGGTTGATGCTGTAAATGCTACTTCCTTTCAATGGCAAGTAGATATGGGTGACGGATTTGTAAATATCACTGACGATGAAATTTATTCCGGCTCAAGCTCTATTATGCTGACAATTAACAACCTGAGTCTTGATATGGCAAGCTATAACTATTATTGTGCCGTATCAAATGAATATGGTTCAATCGTAAGCGATATCGTTACCATATATGTTTTGTCATCACCATCCGGCTTTAGCATTACGGGTGAAGATTATGTTATGGTAGATGAAATAGAAGTGTATTCTGTTCCTGAAACAAATGGTATAAACTATACATGGCATGTTGAAAATGGCACTATTGTAGAACAAATCTCAAATCAAAGCATTTCAGTTTCCTGGGAAAATTATAATTCCGGGTACATTTGGGTAATTGCAGAAAATGAATTTGGTTGTTTTAGCGATACTGTTAGAATGGAAATTTCTATTATAACAAGTGTAGAAAGAAATATTCAAAAAGAATATAAGCACATTGTTTTCCCTAATCCCTTTTCCAATCAAGTAAATTTGAATTTTTATCTCCCCGAAAAAACACTCACAAAAATATCTGTTTATGATATTCTTGGAAACAGTATTGCCGAATTGGTAAATAAAGAATTGAGCGCAGGTGAATATTTAATATCGTGGAATGGCACAGACAATAACAATCATCCTGTTGATTCAGGAATTTATTTTATAATATTCAATAGTAATCACATTAGTAATTTTAAAATAATTAAAAATTAA
- a CDS encoding histidine kinase, whose amino-acid sequence MFNTIKSNKKLLRIGSHILFWISYFVFILIQVTFLKEVPSYFDVALRLLLTLPVDIFATYFTVYILLPKLLFKKKHYLFILFLILSGIVFILLQRIILYYITYPLFYADYLENYTFFRFNYFYSFVNIYMVAGFFMAIKLLKYWYENQSIRMELESQNKNSEIALLRNQINPHFLFNTLNNIDSLIMDNQEQASDSIIKLSEIMRYMLYDSNTQYVPLSKEINYLKSYISLQKIRLKDTDYVKMEIKGDHKNKLIAPMLLVPFVENAFKHGSKKVISPGVSITLTTGKNFLEFIVINYTSESDLTSKDVTKGIGMNNVRRRLELIYKNQYHLDINSKNDKFIVKLRLNFNEN is encoded by the coding sequence ATGTTTAACACAATAAAATCAAACAAGAAGCTATTACGAATAGGAAGCCATATTTTGTTTTGGATTTCCTATTTTGTTTTCATTTTAATACAAGTTACTTTTTTAAAAGAAGTTCCAAGTTATTTTGATGTTGCTTTACGATTGTTATTAACGCTTCCTGTTGATATTTTTGCTACTTATTTTACGGTATATATATTATTACCAAAACTTCTATTTAAAAAGAAACACTATCTTTTTATTTTGTTTTTGATCTTGTCGGGTATTGTCTTTATTTTATTGCAAAGGATAATACTTTATTACATTACGTACCCCTTATTTTATGCGGATTATCTTGAAAATTATACTTTTTTCCGCTTTAACTATTTCTATTCTTTTGTAAATATTTACATGGTTGCAGGATTTTTTATGGCTATTAAGCTTTTAAAATACTGGTATGAAAATCAAAGCATAAGAATGGAACTAGAAAGTCAGAATAAAAATAGTGAAATAGCTTTGTTAAGAAATCAAATAAATCCTCATTTCCTGTTTAATACGCTTAATAATATTGATTCTTTAATAATGGATAATCAGGAACAAGCATCAGATTCTATCATAAAACTGTCGGAAATAATGCGTTACATGCTTTATGATTCAAACACACAATATGTTCCATTATCGAAAGAAATTAATTACCTGAAAAGCTATATTTCGTTGCAAAAAATCAGATTAAAGGACACGGACTATGTAAAAATGGAAATTAAAGGAGACCATAAAAACAAACTAATTGCGCCCATGCTATTAGTGCCATTCGTTGAAAATGCTTTCAAACATGGTTCAAAGAAAGTAATATCACCTGGTGTTTCAATTACTTTAACAACCGGAAAAAACTTCCTTGAATTCATTGTAATAAATTACACAAGCGAGTCGGATTTAACCAGCAAAGATGTTACAAAAGGGATTGGAATGAATAATGTTAGGAGAAGATTGGAATTAATTTATAAAAATCAATATCATTTAGATATTAATTCAAAAAATGATAAATTTATAGTTAAACTAAGATTGAATTTTAATGAAAATTAA
- a CDS encoding response regulator transcription factor, which produces MKINCIAVDDEPLALKKMKQYIERIDFLNLLALIDNGVDAINFIKQHKVDLVFLDIQMNDLTGIEMLESISSKPIIIFTTAYENYALQGYELRITDYLLKPISFNRFLKAVDRVTEVIQNINNSQGILQNETSETLGKEYLFIKTDNKMQKILFDEILYIEAMKDYVKIWTSTDKTLTLCNIKNFLKKLPADRFIRIHKSYAVALDKIDAIKQKHMEIGGKDIPIGNTYRNLLFNLLRNKGLV; this is translated from the coding sequence ATGAAAATTAATTGCATAGCCGTTGATGATGAGCCCCTGGCTTTAAAAAAAATGAAACAGTACATTGAGCGCATAGATTTTTTAAATCTTTTAGCTCTTATCGATAATGGAGTTGATGCTATTAATTTCATTAAACAACATAAAGTTGATCTGGTTTTTCTGGATATTCAAATGAACGATCTTACAGGCATAGAAATGCTTGAATCGATATCTTCAAAACCTATAATAATATTTACTACAGCATACGAAAATTATGCATTACAAGGTTATGAACTAAGAATAACAGATTACTTACTTAAACCTATCTCATTTAATCGTTTTTTAAAAGCTGTTGATAGAGTTACGGAAGTTATTCAAAATATAAATAATTCTCAAGGCATTTTACAAAATGAAACTTCAGAAACTCTCGGGAAAGAGTATTTATTTATAAAGACAGACAACAAAATGCAAAAAATTTTATTTGATGAGATTCTTTATATTGAAGCTATGAAAGATTATGTAAAAATCTGGACATCAACTGATAAGACACTCACGCTATGTAATATAAAGAACTTCCTGAAAAAGCTTCCAGCTGATCGTTTTATACGTATCCACAAGTCATATGCTGTGGCATTGGATAAAATTGATGCGATAAAACAAAAACACATGGAAATTGGAGGAAAAGATATTCCAATTGGAAATACATATAGAAACCTTTTATTCAATTTGTTAAGGAATAAAGGATTGGTTTAA
- a CDS encoding RNA polymerase sigma factor — MDEQYIDEILKGNTEAYSFLVEKYKKYTYSLAYRIVRNNEDAEEIAQDAFIKAYKSLKQFNRKSKFSTWLYKIVYNTAISKLRKKKIEISDIYSETIENTNTIDNINGNSNLETSEKKKFIEKALNNLPYDENILITLYYLNEKSIDEIKQITNYSIPNIKVKLHRARKKLYAELKLLLKDELISLH; from the coding sequence ATGGATGAGCAATACATTGATGAAATTTTAAAAGGAAATACTGAGGCATATTCTTTTTTAGTTGAAAAATATAAAAAATATACATATTCTTTAGCATACAGAATAGTAAGAAATAACGAAGATGCTGAAGAAATTGCTCAGGATGCGTTTATAAAAGCATATAAATCCTTAAAACAATTTAATCGTAAATCTAAATTTTCAACATGGTTGTATAAAATAGTTTATAATACAGCAATTTCAAAACTAAGAAAGAAAAAAATCGAAATATCGGATATATATTCCGAAACAATTGAAAATACTAATACCATAGATAATATAAACGGAAATTCAAATCTTGAAACATCAGAAAAAAAGAAATTTATTGAAAAAGCTTTGAATAATTTACCATACGATGAAAATATATTAATTACTTTGTATTACTTAAACGAAAAATCAATTGATGAAATAAAACAAATAACAAATTATTCTATTCCGAATATAAAAGTTAAACTGCATCGAGCGCGTAAAAAATTATATGCAGAATTAAAACTTTTACTTAAAGATGAACTAATATCATTACACTAA
- the gshB gene encoding glutathione synthase produces the protein MNICFIMDQWESIDVEIDSTLRMIHEAALRKHTVGILYPSNLTMQDSISKGFFKMVRKEEIVAPTPIQFYKKVKFIDQLLPLSGFDVIFLRADPPIDNIMLNFLDSVKNDTFIINDIEGIREANNKLYTAAFYDPNNEIIPVTFVSKNKDYLKQIITECSKNKMILKPLNGFGGRGVIVLEKNAVQNINSLLDFYIHGKDESNYVIIQEYVEGADEGDVRVILLNGEPIGSLKRVPAKGDVRSNIHAGGHAIKHTLTKEEIMICKKIGPKLVADGLYLAGIDIINGKIIEVNVTSPGGFPMVNKFMRKKIQEDIIDFVEDVVAQRKIGIDRKLEFQKTVDNA, from the coding sequence ATGAACATTTGTTTTATTATGGATCAATGGGAATCGATAGATGTTGAAATCGATTCTACTTTGCGTATGATTCATGAAGCGGCTTTACGCAAACACACAGTAGGGATTCTTTATCCAAGTAATTTAACTATGCAAGACAGTATCTCAAAAGGGTTCTTTAAAATGGTTAGAAAAGAAGAAATTGTTGCACCCACGCCTATTCAATTTTATAAAAAAGTAAAATTCATTGATCAGTTACTACCATTGTCAGGATTTGACGTAATTTTTCTAAGAGCCGACCCACCAATTGATAATATAATGCTCAATTTTCTTGACTCTGTTAAAAACGACACATTTATAATAAACGATATTGAAGGAATAAGAGAAGCAAATAATAAACTATATACTGCAGCTTTTTACGACCCAAATAATGAAATTATTCCTGTAACTTTTGTTTCAAAAAATAAAGATTATTTAAAACAAATTATTACGGAATGTTCAAAAAATAAGATGATATTAAAACCATTAAATGGTTTTGGTGGAAGAGGTGTTATTGTACTTGAAAAAAATGCTGTTCAAAATATTAATTCATTATTAGATTTTTATATACATGGAAAAGATGAGAGTAATTATGTAATTATACAAGAATATGTTGAAGGAGCTGATGAAGGAGATGTCAGGGTTATTCTTCTTAATGGAGAACCAATAGGGTCGTTAAAAAGAGTTCCAGCCAAAGGAGATGTGCGTTCAAATATCCACGCAGGTGGTCATGCGATTAAGCATACTTTGACTAAAGAAGAAATAATGATTTGTAAAAAAATCGGTCCCAAATTAGTAGCAGACGGCTTATATCTTGCAGGAATAGACATAATTAACGGAAAAATAATAGAAGTAAATGTTACAAGCCCTGGTGGATTTCCTATGGTCAACAAATTTATGCGAAAAAAAATTCAAGAGGATATAATTGATTTTGTTGAAGATGTAGTTGCTCAAAGAAAAATAGGAATTGACAGAAAATTAGAATTTCAAAAAACAGTTGATAATGCTTAA
- a CDS encoding flavohemoglobin expression-modulating QEGLA motif protein, producing the protein MLNLTIEEIINSIKKGNTFEANAVDNSFYIKIDEYIPYVCAAIHNGNNLRDELKPKILLNDYERWSEEDPSTYDFISSLPIVIAANDSRYEYDINRDIDNCIYEEAWGKKVWKEPLTDNEKAISFTKHQNFYKVINALISKLEKKFNSCIVYDIHSYNYKRYDRYVPVFNIGTKIINTNKYEKFIRNWKKELSKIKLPNIENKVAINDVFLGKGYFLKYITENFDNTLVLATEVKKIYCNEETGDSFPEVISALKDNLKKAALNNAIYFANQLTNLKVKKKQKLLSSKLDEAIIKADKMLYNLAKDFEFLHNINPINFEEEKKRFFASKFINTTPTFKYSELAINAFDFKKKLYSIPVEKIKDINIQNLYKDVITSFANKIDLLSSRGNHNFLYYSLRYFGEPNENDVANAEFLLHCPKIITKNNATKLSVEQARKILLETADQYGFKCNIEYSNNIPANALVLNNKKTLLLKKNAKFTLASVKILRNHEIGVHMLTTINANAQPLRIFQLGLPNNTLTQEGLAILSEHLSGSLNLKRLKEIALRIIAIKLMLKGTDFRKTFLYLVEEYKMDFNSAFSLTTRVYRGGGFTKDFLYLRGFRDLLKYYKSGESLDNLLIGKTSIKYISTINEMIERKLILPPKFKTFAFENPSVDDPIINYLVEGIR; encoded by the coding sequence ATGCTTAATTTGACTATCGAAGAGATTATCAACAGCATAAAAAAAGGTAATACTTTTGAGGCAAATGCTGTTGATAATTCTTTTTATATAAAAATAGATGAATATATTCCTTATGTTTGTGCTGCAATTCATAATGGCAATAATTTAAGAGATGAATTGAAGCCTAAAATACTTTTAAACGACTATGAAAGATGGTCTGAAGAAGACCCAAGCACTTATGATTTTATTTCTTCTCTCCCAATTGTAATAGCTGCAAACGATTCCAGATACGAATATGATATAAACCGGGATATTGATAATTGTATATATGAAGAAGCCTGGGGGAAAAAAGTATGGAAAGAACCTTTAACAGATAATGAAAAAGCAATCAGCTTTACTAAACATCAAAACTTTTACAAAGTAATTAATGCTTTAATTTCAAAGCTTGAGAAAAAATTTAATTCTTGTATAGTTTACGACATTCATTCATACAATTATAAACGCTACGACAGATACGTGCCTGTATTTAATATTGGTACAAAAATTATTAATACTAATAAATACGAAAAATTCATAAGAAACTGGAAAAAAGAATTATCTAAAATTAAATTGCCAAATATTGAAAATAAAGTTGCTATTAATGATGTATTTTTGGGAAAAGGATATTTTCTAAAATATATAACAGAAAATTTTGATAATACTCTTGTATTAGCAACTGAAGTTAAAAAAATATATTGCAATGAAGAAACCGGAGATAGTTTCCCTGAAGTAATCTCAGCCTTAAAAGATAATCTTAAAAAAGCTGCACTTAATAACGCTATTTATTTTGCAAATCAACTAACAAATTTAAAAGTAAAAAAAAAACAAAAACTTCTATCATCAAAACTTGATGAAGCTATAATTAAAGCAGATAAAATGCTTTATAATTTGGCTAAAGATTTTGAATTTCTTCATAATATCAACCCGATAAATTTTGAAGAGGAAAAAAAAAGATTTTTCGCATCAAAATTTATTAATACAACTCCAACCTTTAAATACAGCGAACTTGCAATTAATGCATTTGATTTTAAGAAAAAATTATATAGCATACCTGTTGAAAAAATTAAGGATATAAATATTCAGAATTTATATAAAGATGTTATAACGTCTTTTGCAAATAAAATTGACTTACTTAGCAGTCGCGGCAATCATAATTTTTTGTATTATTCATTACGCTATTTTGGAGAACCAAATGAAAATGATGTTGCCAATGCCGAATTCCTACTACATTGTCCGAAAATAATTACTAAAAATAACGCTACAAAATTATCAGTAGAACAAGCCAGAAAAATTTTGCTTGAAACCGCAGACCAATATGGTTTTAAATGCAATATTGAATATTCAAATAATATACCGGCTAATGCTTTAGTCCTTAATAATAAAAAAACATTATTATTAAAGAAAAATGCAAAATTTACACTCGCCAGTGTAAAAATATTAAGGAATCATGAAATTGGTGTGCACATGCTAACAACTATTAATGCAAATGCTCAACCTTTACGAATATTTCAACTTGGCTTGCCTAATAATACTCTTACCCAGGAAGGATTGGCTATCTTAAGCGAGCATTTATCAGGAAGCCTAAATTTGAAAAGATTAAAAGAAATTGCTCTTCGAATAATTGCTATAAAACTTATGCTAAAAGGCACTGATTTCAGGAAAACTTTTTTATACTTAGTTGAAGAATACAAAATGGATTTTAATAGTGCTTTTTCTCTAACTACAAGAGTTTACAGAGGTGGTGGGTTTACAAAAGACTTTCTTTATCTTCGTGGATTCAGAGATCTGTTAAAATATTATAAATCGGGTGAATCTCTTGATAATTTGCTTATTGGAAAAACATCTATTAAATATATTAGCACAATTAATGAAATGATTGAAAGAAAATTAATTTTACCTCCAAAATTCAAAACATTTGCTTTTGAAAATCCAAGTGTAGATGATCCTATTATTAATTATCTGGTTGAAGGGATAAGATAA
- a CDS encoding leucine-rich repeat domain-containing protein, whose amino-acid sequence MKRIFIMNLIAGIFFLSACDKNEEKQNSQPIANAGIDKNTGINVLVQLDGSASSDSDNDILTYAWQIISKPSGSITILSDPTHVNPSFTTDMKGSYKIILIVSDGKADSNPDTIVIVASQVITFNDTNLETAIREEIDKENGNIYAADLEELTSLIATQKNIVDLSGLEYCINITELELWGNKIVDISAIGNLLQLEHLNLGSAEFGGYYGNEINDITPLAELYNLKWLSFIQNDIQNLTPLKNLTNLEYLSIRQNNISDISQLENLTNLKTLDMNDNIIADGLSVLTNLINLEHLEFARNNTSDISALENLTKLKYQLDIGGNNISDISALSNLNELEDLHIGENLINDISPLSNLVSLQDVDLSYNQIIDISPLQDCSNNGGLFSGSFVNITFNNMDITTGTSNLIVITELINKGVSVDYEGGNITNK is encoded by the coding sequence ATGAAAAGGATTTTTATAATGAATTTAATAGCTGGAATATTTTTCTTATCAGCTTGTGATAAAAACGAAGAAAAGCAGAATTCACAACCAATAGCAAATGCCGGAATAGATAAAAACACAGGAATAAATGTATTGGTGCAGTTAGATGGTAGTGCAAGTTCTGATAGTGATAATGATATATTGACTTATGCTTGGCAAATTATCTCAAAACCTTCAGGATCAATTACAATACTATCTGATCCGACACATGTAAATCCTTCTTTCACAACTGATATGAAAGGAAGTTACAAAATTATACTTATTGTATCTGACGGTAAGGCCGATAGCAATCCTGACACAATTGTAATTGTAGCTTCACAGGTTATCACTTTTAATGATACAAATCTGGAAACCGCCATTAGAGAAGAAATAGATAAAGAAAACGGTAATATTTATGCAGCTGATTTGGAAGAATTAACTTCTTTAATAGCAACCCAAAAAAACATTGTTGATTTAAGTGGATTAGAATATTGTATAAATATTACTGAGTTAGAACTTTGGGGAAATAAGATTGTCGACATTTCTGCAATTGGGAATTTGTTGCAACTTGAACATTTAAATCTTGGTTCTGCAGAATTTGGCGGTTACTATGGGAATGAAATAAATGACATTACTCCATTAGCTGAATTGTATAACTTGAAGTGGCTTTCGTTCATCCAGAACGATATTCAAAATTTAACACCATTAAAGAATTTAACTAATTTAGAATATCTTAGTATTAGGCAAAATAACATTTCTGATATTTCACAATTAGAAAATCTGACTAATCTGAAAACCCTTGATATGAATGATAACATCATTGCGGATGGCTTATCTGTATTGACCAATCTCATCAATTTGGAGCATCTTGAATTTGCAAGAAATAATACATCTGACATTTCTGCTTTGGAGAATTTAACGAAATTAAAATATCAGTTAGACATTGGAGGGAATAACATTTCTGATATTTCGGCTTTATCAAACCTGAATGAACTTGAAGATTTACACATTGGCGAAAATCTTATAAATGATATATCACCATTGTCAAATCTTGTTTCTCTTCAAGATGTTGATCTAAGTTATAACCAAATTATTGATATTTCCCCTTTACAGGATTGTAGCAATAACGGAGGATTATTTAGTGGTTCTTTTGTTAATATAACTTTTAATAATATGGATATTACCACTGGTACGAGTAATCTTATTGTTATTACTGAATTAATTAACAAAGGAGTTTCGGTTGATTATGAAGGAGGTAATATTACCAATAAATAG